The stretch of DNA ttattattattattattattattatttcagttcaacTCAGCTCCAATTAGCTTAGTTCGATTCaaattcactccattcgattcgatttagttcaaattcggctccattcgattcgattcaaataCTCACTCCCCATTCAATTCAATTCTCCATTCAATTCAGCTTTAAAAAAccaaaaagaacagggcctaatcaatactatatattaattccagaaaccaagggacttcaatgtaattagagaaatctatacaaattaattatactatatagttttaaatcgatagcactgtgtgatggacctgataaagggatctcaatgtaaatattatatagttttggttaaaagtataatataaagatgccttggtgaagaatatttatggaaattacattaaattaaagtaattaaatttagaaaacacaataatatagtgagggagtagtgacagttataGTAATGATAGTTAGTGGAGAAAGTAactacgaatgtagtgaaagtaacagtggtaacaatgagaaaaagtatgaacaattaaataactaatcgactcaaggaaatattttatttatttaaatataggccggataaaattaacgggaataatgaatttaacagaaaaaatagaggaattagtaatagtaaccacgggagtagtgaacgtaatgatattaagaaagaatgtcgtgaaagtaataatattaatagcggggtagtgaacgtgtctcataatttgaaaataaattttacatttcatcataattacaagatatgccgtagaaaaatatattacaaatagtaaacgtgtgagttagacaactccaacatagtttatttcattgaaaataaaatttaatggtaaatagaggtagccccggcgaagccgggcaccaaacctagttgacaataattttaatttcaccaagataattttttttatatacttTGGAAAGGATTATACTCCCTagtccctcctattctacataactgTTTCAGTTtctatttccgtctattcacaataatgtcTCATTGTCCGTTTttggtaaacttttatacttattttaatcactttaaCCCACAACAATACcacaccttaccccacaacaatacttattttaatcatttcACCCACAATAATAACCCATAATACCTTCTCTCTCTCTAATTAACACATCTCACCACAATACTTTACTTTATTTAACTCAcattcttaatttttgtgccgtTTTAATAATGAAACAATTATCAGGAATAGGAGAGAGTATATCCTGTATGAAAAAGACTTGAGAGGATGTGAGTTGGTTATGGCAATTGAGGTATGATAGCCTCTAGCGTTAGGTCGGTCCTAGATGAACTGTGAACATATGCCTTTTTGTTTCTTATGTAAACATGATGTTAACTCCACTTGGGAGTAATGTAGCAACGTGACTGATCTTTCTTTAAAGGTCGTTGTCTAGTCTACATATAATAATTAAGCAGCATTTCATATTGTGGTATCATTTGTGTAGTGCATACTAGTTTTTTATTACATGTATTTACATAATACGCAATGAATTGAATATAGAACAGTCAAATAGAGTAGGTCATCAACAACAAGGCTAAGTTTCCCCTACAATCACTTTCAGTTCAACCTCCTAATCAAGTAGGCTAGCGTGTCTAGTTTGTGATTATACTTACCTTTACACCTAGGTCTCTTAAAACTGATCGATCAAATGATATAACTATAATTGCCTGAATAACATCCAACTAAAATAATTCTCGTATGAAATGACTAGATCACACCGATTGACGAAATGGAACCTGTTATTTTACATGATACTCCTATGATTTTCCATATTTTACGACGTACCCTTTCTTTTCAGCTAAAAATTTTTGACTGTCTATAATTCTTGacaacaaattatggaaatgcatttttttttttcaagctAAAGATCCTGCAAAAACGTTCAATTTGAACACTACTTTATGAATTTGTAAGCATGACAATCAAAGTTTATTTGGTTAAAAACGTTTAACCGACCATGACCCTTGCATCAAATTGATAAAATAGCAATATGTCTTTTTTAAATCGAAGATCTCGTAAACACGATCGAGTTGAAAAAAGATTCATCACATTCCGAACTCGTAACCATCATTTATAGGCCTTCAAAGTTTTTTAGTGGGGAAGGAGGGATACCTCTTGAGAAAACTTAAAAGAACATGAGGTATGGTATAGAATATCCAAAAAGAACTCAACCAAAAATGACACTATGCAGATCGACTTCTAAAAGATCAAAAGCATGCTTTAATGTAAAATGAGAAGCTCAAATATGGATGTTATGTCACaatcaataaaaaaaaaagttacgaAATATAAATAAAAGATTACAGAAAATTTGTCTGAATTTTTTGGATAATAAGGGTTATTTAGCAAACTAATTAGAGATTTAGGGTCTATTTCAAACTATTTTGGGTTAATGGGTCCGCGTCatcactttcatttttttttccagtttttgGGTAAAGCCGCTAAGGTCTCTAGCGGCTTGTATCTGTACCACTTTTCAGTTGGTGTATCTGTACCACTTTTCTAGCGGCTTATCCTTTTACTAAGCTTAAATTATCATTTCTTATCATTAAAGCAACTAGCATTGTATGGAAATGTGAAAGCATGATGCAAGCCGCTAAGAATTTGGGCGGCTTTATgatgggatttttttttttttttttatttaacaataGCAGTTGAAAAGTAGTATAGATATTAGCTGCTAAGGATCTTAGCGGTTTCACCTAAAAACTGAAAAAGATGAACAAATTGATGACATGGTCCCATTCGCCCCAAATAGTTTAAAATGAACCCTAAAAGTCTAATTAATTTGCTTAATAACCCCCCATTATCCAAAAAATTCAGACTTGTAtctcaataacttattgaaaACAGCTAGTcttactatagacggatatatccgtctatagcaaaagacgggtcaaatagcttgaaagtggtgatattttttgCCCCCAGCACTccacttgttgtttgtcctattaggaatatggtattgtatttgacccgtctttagttatagacggatatgtgccgtctctaatgagattttgtgtattgAAAAATCATCTCTCCAAGCTTTAGTGTATATGGAGAGGTAAAGTGAAAGGTGTACAATAATAAACCAAAAAGTCAGATCAAAGACAAGGTGGAATATTGATCTTTCATTCTTTCTGCAAGTGAACTCAATAAAATGAACTAATTTATACACAAGAAAATTGATTTGTACAATACAGATATGATCCTCTGCCTGACATCAACTGCTAATTCCAATACAAAGCAGATAATCATATACTCTCACACAATAAAACTGTACAAACATGATAAATATATACACATTATACTGAGACTACACTTACGGTATCTATAATGATCCGATACCTAAGCTACTTAGTGAACCAATTCCTATTGCCATACTGATCCTGATAGAAAGAAACAGGACATAGATTATAATCAGACCCACTCCCAAAAGCTTATTCGGGCGCATATCACTTCGGGGTAATACAACAAGCGCCCAAACGACACCAGCTGTGAGAAATGCCACTGTGACAAACAAACCTGCATCTCGGGGAATTACATATGGTTCCGAACCCATGGACCATGTTCCGAGCACCAATGAAACTCCCAAACCGATTAATGTGTTGAACATAGGACCAGCATAGCATCCGGACATTGCAATTTGTACACCATTTCCTTCGTTCATTGCAAATGCTGTATTCGACATTAAATCATTCATTGAATTCCCCCAGGCCAATACAGTTAAGGCAAGCATAGATGGGTTGATGCCTAATATTGTCCCTAATGAGACGAGCAGAGAAACAAGCTCATCAGCCAAAATGTAGAACCAAATCATACTCATCATAAACCCACCAAATATCCATGGGAACAAGTATTTACGAGGTGGGTGTTCGGTTTTAGTGTACAATGAAGCAAGAATACTGAGAACAAATCCAGTCCCGAACCCTATGAAGTACGCAATTTTCCCACTTAAAGGGTCAATATTTTCCCTAGTGTTCCATAAGAACGCTAAAAGCACGGGGGCTAAAAATGTACTGGCTATGGCATACATCTTAGACCAACGACACTCATCAATAGTCGGGATTGTTAACCTTCTAGGAATATTCAATGGTATCTCAAGCAACCAACAGAGGTTTGAAAAGGAAATGGCAGACTGTTGTTCTTCATTAGACCAACCCCACACAGTTGTATGGCAATCCTCTGGGGTGGCCTTAATATAATCGGAATAGAATGCGAAATTACTATCCCAAATCCAATGGCCCTTCTTATGGAAATGATCATGTGGGTCACCATGACTATCAGGACTAAGTAATGAAGCATTGATAGACTCACTTTCAACCACAGGAAGCAATGGTGCAACACTAGCCGATTTGAAACCGGTGCCCTTTTCCCTTTGGATTTCATTGACAGTAATATACACAGCATAAACCACATATATAGAGAGGAAAGCGATAGCACCCCAAATTGTCACCTTGCCAATTATCATCATTATTGTAAGACCTAATATGGTGATTAGAAGGAAAGCAAGGTCCCTAATGAAGCATTTCTTATCAATTTGAACCCTTTTATCAGCTACACTTAAGGAAACAACTCCCACAACAATACAGGTTATAAACACAGCCCCACCCAAAACACCATTCAATCCAACATCACCAGAACCTGTCCCCATGAAAGCGGCAATGCTAGCGAAAACGTCGGATGCCCCAT from Silene latifolia isolate original U9 population chromosome 10, ASM4854445v1, whole genome shotgun sequence encodes:
- the LOC141605791 gene encoding cation/calcium exchanger 4-like, which encodes MRNPKLRVLFSVISAIVLVTLLYYSSVSSKWSMIHEKGLKYGWVMQEFVDPSLNVNNTKDIKLKDLQICDEFFDHKGYKSSCDFLIANPDCTSGGFFNYIKFFYCDCQNYTFLGYLVLGSWLAVLFYLLGNTASDYFCCSLENLSTLLKMSPTIAGVTLLPLGNGASDVFASIAAFMGTGSGDVGLNGVLGGAVFITCIVVGVVSLSVADKRVQIDKKCFIRDLAFLLITILGLTIMMIIGKVTIWGAIAFLSIYVVYAVYITVNEIQREKGTGFKSASVAPLLPVVESESINASLLSPDSHGDPHDHFHKKGHWIWDSNFAFYSDYIKATPEDCHTTVWGWSNEEQQSAISFSNLCWLLEIPLNIPRRLTIPTIDECRWSKMYAIASTFLAPVLLAFLWNTRENIDPLSGKIAYFIGFGTGFVLSILASLYTKTEHPPRKYLFPWIFGGFMMSMIWFYILADELVSLLVSLGTILGINPSMLALTVLAWGNSMNDLMSNTAFAMNEGNGVQIAMSGCYAGPMFNTLIGLGVSLVLGTWSMGSEPYVIPRDAGLFVTVAFLTAGVVWALVVLPRSDMRPNKLLGVGLIIIYVLFLSIRISMAIGIGSLSSLGIGSL